A window from Musa acuminata AAA Group cultivar baxijiao chromosome BXJ3-10, Cavendish_Baxijiao_AAA, whole genome shotgun sequence encodes these proteins:
- the LOC103999997 gene encoding NAC domain-containing protein 90 isoform X2 — MNTVPPGFRFYPTEEELIGFYLQNKLENRREDMEQVIPVVDVYCVDPWQLPPLSGEHCRRDGEQWLFLCPRQEREAHGGRPTRTTPSGYWKATGSLSYVFSSTNRVMGMKRTMVFYQGRTPTGTKTRWKMNEYRALEEGATTVPLSATQKLRSEFSVCRMYTKSGCVRSFDRRPAAAAAGASAATDAQRMPEVLPSGNEPSSSKRTLSHDSSSSDGNGSQRSVRQRGEDDPGLIGENDDCDLSQDWF, encoded by the exons ATGAACACCGTCCCGCCGGGGTTCCGTTTCTACCCGACCGAAGAAGAGTTGATCGGTTTCTACCTTCAGAACAAGCTCGAGAACCGAAGAGAAGACATGGAACAGGTCATCCCCGTGGTTGATGTCTACTGCGTCGATCCATGGCAGCTTCCTC CGTTGTCTGGAGAGCATTGCAGGCGAGATGGAGAGCAATGGTTGTTCTTATGCCCAAGGCAGGAGAGGGAAGCGCATGGAGGGCGGCCGACTCGAACCACGCCATCGGGCTACTGGAAGGCCACCGGATCCCTGAGCTACGTGTTCTCGTCCACGAACCGAGTCATGGGTATGAAGAGGACCATGGTCTTCTACCAAGGACGAACTCCCACCGGAACCAAGACCAGGTGGAAGATGAACGAGTACAGAGCACtcgaggaaggtgcaaccaccgttCCGCTAAGCGCAACACAGAAG CTCCGCAGCGAATTCAGCGTGTGCCGCATGTATACCAAGTCAGGCTGCGTGAGATCATTTGATCGAcgacccgccgccgccgccgccggcgctTCTGCTGCAACTGATGCCCAAAGAATGCCCGAGGTGCTGCCCTCAGGCAATGAACCGTCTTCATCGAAAAGGACCCTATCTCATGATAGCTCTTCATCCGATGGCAATGGCTCTCAGCGCTCCGTGCGACAACGGGGAGAAGACGATCCGGGGTTGATCGGCGAGAACGACGACTGCGACCTGTCGCAGGACTGGTTCTGA
- the LOC104000000 gene encoding F-box/LRR-repeat protein At1g67190, which yields MEHLPVEVIGNILSHLGAARDVVVASATCRKWREACRKHLHTLSFKSDDWPRDITTRQLEILITQTIFQTIGLQCLSIHMDSAHEFSAAPVIAWLMYTRETLRSLSYNVRTTPNVNILEKCGRQKLETLDLDHNLITGVEPSYQRFTCLKSLSLRHINISAFDLSLLLAACPRIESLTLDALEIVTSDSQSLMELSSQTLKCLYAKSVGVDKIILEADNLEILNLNALNLDFFELIGKGTLRHLKIDDVSVTHLDIGESMDHLEVVDVSNFLIVWPKFYHMISRASKLRRLRLWGVVFDDEDEIIDSESIAISFPQLKHLSLSYEIRDGLLHYGLRGSSSLGNVAVLELGWTVISEHFGHWVFGMIERCPNLKKLVIHGVLNEAKTREERQMLANFTSFIVCLMRKYIHVDVQFEYE from the coding sequence ATGGAGCACCTTCCTGTGGAAGTCATTGGGAATATCCTTTCTCATCTTGGAGCTGCTCGGGATGTTGTTGTTGCCTCTGCAACTTGCCGGAAATGGAGAGAAGCCTGCAGGAAGCATCTCCATACCCTTTCTTTTAAGTCAGACGACTGGCCCCGTGACATCACCACCAGGCAGTTGGAGATCCTCATAACACAGACAATATTCCAAACAATCGGTTTGCAGTGTCTTTCAATTCACATGGACAGCGCCCATGAATTCTCAGCTGCTCCAGTTATTGCTTGGCTCATGTATACTAGAGAAACACTAAGGAGCTTATCATATAACGTGCGCACAACACCTAATGTGAACATTCTAGAGAAGTGTGGTCGACAGAAGCTAGAGACCTTGGATTTGGATCATAATTTGATTACCGGGGTTGAACCAAGTTACCAGCGATTTACTTGCCTCAAATCTCTTTCTCTAAGACATATTAATATCTCTGCCTTTGATTTGAGCCTCTTGCTGGCTGCCTGTCCGAgaatcgagtctttgacacttgaTGCTCTAGAAATTGTCACATCAGATTCTCAATCTTTAATGGAGCTGAGCAGTCAAACATTGAAGTGCTTATATGCGAAATCAGTAGGTGTCGATAAGATTATTTTGGAAGCAGATAATCTTGAGATCTTGAACTTAAATGCCTTAAATCTTGATTTTTTTGAGCTAATTGGAAAGGGTACTCTTAGGCATTTGAAGATAGATGATGTTAGTGTCACTCATTTGGATATCGGTGAGAGCATGGATCATTTGGAGGTTGTGGATGTGAGTAACTTTCTGATTGTATGGCCAAAATTCTaccatatgatatctagagcatcTAAATTGAGAAGACTCAGGCTATGGGGAGTAGTGTTTGATGATGAGGATGAGATCATTGATTCAGAATCTATTGCTATTTCTTTCCCACAGCTTAAGCATCTTTCATTGAGTTACGAAATAAGGGATGGGTTGCTCCATTATGGTTTGCGAGGCTCCTCATCGTTGGGAAATGTGGCAGTACTGGAACTGGGATGGACTGTGATAAGTGAGCACTTTGGGCACTGGGTTTTTGGAATGATTGAAAGATGCCCGAACCTCAAAAAATTAGTCATTCATGGTGTTCTTAATGAGGCTAAAACTCGTGAAGAACGTCAGATGTTGGCCAATTTTACTTCATTTATAGTTTGTCTAATGAGGAAATATATTCATGTTGATGTGCAATTCGAGTACGAGTAA
- the LOC103999997 gene encoding NAC domain-containing protein 90 isoform X1 encodes MNTVPPGFRFYPTEEELIGFYLQNKLENRREDMEQVIPVVDVYCVDPWQLPPLSGEHCRRDGEQWLFLCPRQEREAHGGRPTRTTPSGYWKATGSLSYVFSSTNRVMGMKRTMVFYQGRTPTGTKTRWKMNEYRALEEGATTVPLSATQKVIIASIVAPEPYQSTSHHCSKLLHLALLLSQLRSEFSVCRMYTKSGCVRSFDRRPAAAAAGASAATDAQRMPEVLPSGNEPSSSKRTLSHDSSSSDGNGSQRSVRQRGEDDPGLIGENDDCDLSQDWF; translated from the exons ATGAACACCGTCCCGCCGGGGTTCCGTTTCTACCCGACCGAAGAAGAGTTGATCGGTTTCTACCTTCAGAACAAGCTCGAGAACCGAAGAGAAGACATGGAACAGGTCATCCCCGTGGTTGATGTCTACTGCGTCGATCCATGGCAGCTTCCTC CGTTGTCTGGAGAGCATTGCAGGCGAGATGGAGAGCAATGGTTGTTCTTATGCCCAAGGCAGGAGAGGGAAGCGCATGGAGGGCGGCCGACTCGAACCACGCCATCGGGCTACTGGAAGGCCACCGGATCCCTGAGCTACGTGTTCTCGTCCACGAACCGAGTCATGGGTATGAAGAGGACCATGGTCTTCTACCAAGGACGAACTCCCACCGGAACCAAGACCAGGTGGAAGATGAACGAGTACAGAGCACtcgaggaaggtgcaaccaccgttCCGCTAAGCGCAACACAGAAGGTAATCATTGCCTCCATAGTGGCACCAGAACCCTATCAATCCACTTCGCACCATTGCAGTAAACTCCTGCATCTTGCGCTTCTTCTTTCACAGCTCCGCAGCGAATTCAGCGTGTGCCGCATGTATACCAAGTCAGGCTGCGTGAGATCATTTGATCGAcgacccgccgccgccgccgccggcgctTCTGCTGCAACTGATGCCCAAAGAATGCCCGAGGTGCTGCCCTCAGGCAATGAACCGTCTTCATCGAAAAGGACCCTATCTCATGATAGCTCTTCATCCGATGGCAATGGCTCTCAGCGCTCCGTGCGACAACGGGGAGAAGACGATCCGGGGTTGATCGGCGAGAACGACGACTGCGACCTGTCGCAGGACTGGTTCTGA
- the LOC135650520 gene encoding sorting nexin 1-like — MISPETSPPRSSSQSPRSPPAAPFLYISVTDPVKLGNGVQAYISYRVITRTNLPEFQGPEKIVIRRYSDFVWLHDRLAEKYKGIFIPPLPEKSAVEKFRFSTEFIEMRRQALDIFINRIASHPELKQSEDLRTFLQEDEETMERARSQETGIFKKPADLIQIFKDVQTKVSDVVLGKEKPVEETDPEYEKLKHYIFGLEDHLAETQKQAFRLVKRHRELGQSLSDFGKAMKLLGACEGNSLGKVFSELGAKSELLSIKLQKEAHNLLMNFEEPLKDYVRAVQSIKVTFADRANAFRQHCELAETTKLKEINLDKLNLMRSDKVREAEMEYRELKAESEQATRRFETIVRLMNEEIVRFQEQKTADMGLAFHQFAKGQAKLANDIADAWRSVLPKIEACSVSSQHG; from the exons ATGATTTCTCCG GAGACGAGTCCGCCGAGGTCATCCTCGCAGAGCCCTAGATCTCCGCCAGCAGCGCCCTTCCTCTATATATCCGTCACCGATCCCGTCAAGTTAGGCAATGGCGTCCAGGCCTACATCTCCTATCGCGTTATCACTAGG ACAAATCTTCCTGAATTTCAAGGGCCAGAGAAAATTGTCATTCGCCGGTACAGTGATTTTGTGTGGTTGCATGATAGACTAGCTGAAAAGTACAAAGGAATATTTATTCCTCCCCTTCCAGAGAAGAGTGCTGTAG AGAAGTTCCGTTTCAGCACTGAGTTTATTGAGATGAGGCGTCAAGCACTGGATATATTCATAAATCGAATAGCTTCTCACCCTGAACTGAAGCAAAGCGAGGATTTGAGGACCTTTCTTCAGGAAGATGAAGAG ACAATGGAGAGAGCAAGGTCCCAGGAGACTGGTATTTTCAAGAAGCCTGCGGATTTGATACAAATTTTTAAG GATGTGCAAACAAAAGTAAGCGATGTGGTCCTTGGAAAGGAGAAACCTGTGGAAGAGACAGACCCTGAGTATGAGAAGCTAAAGCACTATATCTTTGGTCTTGAAGACCATCTAGCAGAGACACAAAAACAGGCTTTTCGTCTTGTAAAGAGGCACAGAG AACTGGGACAGTCATTGTCTGACTTTGGGAAGGCTATGAAGCTCTTAGGTGCCTGCGAAGGAAATTCTCTTGGAAAGGTTTTTTCAGAGCTTGGTGCAAAGTCAGAGTTGTTATCGATAAAGTTACAGAAGGAG GCTCACAACCTTTTAATGAATTTTGAAGAACCCTTAAAAGATTATGTGCGAGCTGTACAGTCTATTAAG GTTACTTTTGCTGATAGAGCTAATGCTTTCAGACAGCACTGTGAGTTGGCTGAAACAACCAAGCTAAAGGAGATCAACCT AGACAAATTGAACCTTATGCGCTCAGACAAGGTTAGAGAAGCTGAAATGGAGTACAGGGAG CTGAAAGCAGAGAGTGAACAAGCAACCAGAAGATTTGAGACAATTGTTAGGTTGATGAACGAAGAGATAGTGCGGTTTCAAGAACAGAAGACTGCAGACATGGGACTTGCCTTCCATCAATTTGCCAAGGGACAAGCAAAACTTGCTAATGACATAGCCGACGCATGGCGCAGCGTCCTACCCAAGATCGAAGCATGCTCTGTTTCCTCACAACATGGCTAG